Proteins from a genomic interval of Medicago truncatula cultivar Jemalong A17 chromosome 3, MtrunA17r5.0-ANR, whole genome shotgun sequence:
- the LOC11438007 gene encoding heterogeneous nuclear ribonucleoprotein 1: MESDLGKLFIGGISWDTDEERLKEYFATYGEVIEAVIMRDRATGRARGFGFVVFSDPAVAERVIIDKHIIDGRTVEAKKAVPRDDQQNINRQTGSVQGSPGPGRTKKIFVGGLPSTITESDFKMYFDQFGTITDVVVMYDHNTQRPRGFGFITYDSEEAVDRVLYKTFHELNGKMVEVKRAVPKELSPGPTRSPLIGYNNYSLNSRASSYLNNYGQGYSMSPIGGFGVRMDGRFSPLTGGRTGFTPFGNTGYGMGMNLESGLSPNFGGNSNFGNNLGYGRIFSPFYSGNSSRYATPIGYNGGNGRGDSLMNSTSRNVWGNGGLSNANNPVSPGAFLGSGGGAFGVSIGNSGTNWGAAIQGQGGGAASGYATGNNVYEGGDSSFGLGGVGYGRNSNAVANPSSTFNASAGGYDGSYGDLYRSGSGSVYNDSAWRSATSEIDGSGSFSYGLGGIASDDPVKTSEGYIGSYNVASRQPNRGIAA, encoded by the exons ATGGAATCGGATCTCGGAAAGCTCTTCATTGGAGGAATATCTTGGGACACTGACGAGGAACGTCTCAAAGAGTATTTTGCAACATATGGGGAGGTAATTGAGGCTGTGATCATGCGAGATCGCGCAACAGGACGTGCTCgtggttttggttttgttgtCTTTTCTGATCCCGCCGTTGCTGAGAGAGTCATTATCGATAAGCACATAATTGATGGCCGCACA GTTGAAGCAAAGAAAGCTGTTCCTAGGGACGATCAGCAGAATATAAACAGACAGACTGGTAGTGTCCAAGGATCACCTGGTCCTGGACGTACAAAGAAGATTTTTGTTGGAGGCTTGCCATCAACAATCACCGAAAGCGATTTCAAGATGTATTTTGATCAGTTTGGTACAATTACTGATGTTGTAGTTATGTATGATCACAATACACAGAGGCCAAGAGGTTTCGGATTCATCACATATGATTCAGAAGAAGCGGTGGACAGAGTTCTTTACAAAACTTTTCATGAACTCAATGGAAAGATGGTTGAAGTCAAGAGAGCAGTTCCGAAAGAACTTTCCCCTGGTCCCACCCGTAGCCCCTTGATAGGATATAACAACTATAGTTTGAACAGTAGGGCTAGTAGCTACCTAAACAATTATGGTCAAGGTTATAGTATGAGTCCAATAGGAGGATTTGGAGTCAGAATGGATGGTAGGTTTAGTCCACTTACTGGTGGTAGAACTGGTTTTACTCCTTTTGGTAACACCGGTTATGGAATGGGTATGAACTTGGAGTCAGGATTGAGCCCAAACTTTGGAGGGAACTCTAACTTTGGGAACAATTTAGGGTATGGTCGGATATTTAGTCCTTTCTATAGTGGAAACTCAAGCAGATATGCTACTCCGATAGGCTATAACGGAGGTAATGGGCGAGGTGATTCTCTTATGAACTCGACTTCTAGGAATGTTTGGGGAAATGGGGGACTGAGCAATGCTAATAACCCGGTTAGCCCTGGTGCGTTCTTGGGATCTGGAGGTGGAGCTTTCGGTGTTTCAATTGGAAATAGCGGCACTAACTGGGGTGCTGCCATTCAGGGTCAGGGTGGAGGCGCTGCTTCTGGCTATGCTACTGGGAATAATGTTTATGAAGGTGGAGATAGCAGCTTTGGATTAGGGGGAGTAGGATATGGAAGAAACAGCAATGCAGTTGCGAATCCATCCTCTACATTTAATGCATCAGCTGGTGGTTATGATGGATCCTATGGTGACTTATACCGCAGTGGCAGCGGTTCAGTTTACAATGACTCTGCTTGGAGGTCTGCTACTTCTGAGATAGATGGTTCTGGCTCATTCAGTTATGGTCTTGGTGGTATTGCATCTGATGATCCTGTGAAGACTTCCGAGGGTTATATTGGAAGCTACAATGTTGCTAGTAGACAACCTAATAGAG
- the LOC11420458 gene encoding probable serine/threonine-protein kinase WNK11, with amino-acid sequence MPSVQQNPSDKDTETFVETDPTGRYGRYDELLGAGACKKVYKAFDNEEGIEVAWNQVKLRNFSNDPAMIERLYSEVRLLKNMTNKNIIALYNVWRDKEHNTLNFITEVCTSGNLREYRKKHKHVSLKALKKWSKQILEGLNYLHVHDPCIIHRDLNCSNVFVNGNTGQVKIGDLGLAAIVGKNHSAHSILGTPEFMAPELYEENYTEMVDIYSFGMLVLEMVTLEIPYSECDNVAKIYKKVTSGVRPQSLNKIKDAEVKTFIEKCLAQSRARPSAEELLKDPFFDDVEYDENDDVDY; translated from the exons ATGCCAAGTGTTCAACAAAATCCATCCGACAAAGACACAGAAACATTTGTTGAAACTGATCCAACTGGAAGATATGGAAGATACGATGAATTACTTGGAGCTGGTGCTTGTAAAAAAGTCTATAAAGCATTTGATAATGAAGAAGGAATAGAAGTAGCATGGAATCAAGTTAAGCTCAGAAATTTCAGCAATGACCCTGCAATGATTGAAAGACTTTACTCTGAAGTGAGACTTCTTAAAAACAtgacaaacaaaaacatcattgcaCTTTACAATGTTTGGAGGGATAAGGAGCATAACACACTGAATTTCATCACTGAGGTTTGTACAAGTGGGAATTTGAGGGAGTATAGGAAGAAACATAAACATGTTTCTCTTAAGGCTTTGAAGAAGTGGTCTAAACAAATATTGGAAGGGTTGAATTATTTGCATGTTCATGATCCTTGTATCATCCATAGAGACCTCAATTGCAGTAATGTGTTTGTCAATGGAAATACTGGCCAG GTTAAGATTGGTGACTTAGGTTTGGCAGCAATTGTGGGAAAGAACCACTCAGCACATTCAATTCTAGGCACACCGGAATTTATGGCACCAGAGCTATATGAAGAGAATTACACAGAAATGGTAGACATATACTCATTTGGAATGTTAGTATTAGAGATGGTGACACTTGAAATTCCATATAGTGAATGTGACAATGTTGCAAAGATATACAAGAAGGTGACTTCAGGTGTGAGACCACAATCCTTGAACAAGATAAAAGATGCTGAAGTCAAGACTTTCATCGAAAAGTGTCTTGCTCAATCAAGGGCTAGACCTTCTGCTGAGGAATTGCTAAAGGATCCTTTTTTTGATGATGTAGAGTACGATGAAAACGACGATGTTGATTACTAA
- the LOC25489062 gene encoding probable serine/threonine-protein kinase WNK11, producing MPSVQQNPSDKDTETFVETDPTGRYGRYDELLGAGACKKVYKAFDNEEGIEVAWNQVKLRNFSNDPAMIERLYSEVRLLKNMTNKNIIALYNVWRDKEHNTLNFITEVCTSGNLREYRKKHKHVSLKALKKWSKQILEGLNYLHVHDPCIIHRDLNCSNVFVNGNTGQVKIGDLGLAAIVGKNHSAHSILGTPEFMAPELYEENYTEMVDIYSFGMLVLEMVTLEIPYSECDNVAKIYKKVTSGVRPQSLNKIKDAEVKTFIEKCLAQPRARPSAEELLKDPFFDDVEYDENEDVDC from the exons ATGCCAAGTGTTCAACAAAATCCATCCGACAAAGACACAGAAACATTTGTTGAAACTGATCCAACTGGAAGATATGGAAGATACGATGAATTACTTGGAGCTGGTGCTTGTAAAAAAGTCTATAAAGCATTTGATAATGAAGAAGGAATAGAAGTAGCATGGAATCAAGTTAAGCTCAGAAATTTCAGCAATGACCCTGCAATGATTGAAAGACTTTACTCTGAAGTGAGACTTCTTAAAAACAtgacaaacaaaaacatcattgcaCTTTACAATGTTTGGAGGGATAAGGAGCATAACACACTGAATTTCATCACTGAGGTTTGTACAAGTGGGAATTTGAGGGAGTATAGGAAGAAACATAAACATGTTTCTCTTAAGGCTTTGAAGAAGTGGTCTAAACAAATATTGGAAGGGTTGAATTATTTGCATGTTCATGATCCTTGTATCATCCATAGAGACCTCAATTGCAGTAATGTGTTTGTCAATGGAAATACTGGCCAG GTTAAGATTGGTGACTTAGGTTTGGCAGCAATTGTGGGAAAGAACCACTCAGCACATTCAATTCTAGGCACACCGGAATTTATGGCACCAGAGCTATATGAAGAGAATTACACAGAAATGGTAGACATATACTCATTTGGAATGTTAGTATTAGAGATGGTGACACTTGAAATTCCATATAGTGAATGTGACAATGTTGCAAAGATATACAAGAAGGTGACTTCAGGTGTGAGACCACAATCCTTGAACAAGATAAAAGATGCTGAAGTCAAGACTTTCATCGAAAAGTGTCTTGCTCAACCAAGGGCTAGACCTTCTGCTGAGGAATTGCTAAAGGATCCTTTTTTTGATGATGTAGAGTACGATGAAAACGAGGATGTTGATTGCTAA